The following are encoded in a window of Loktanella sp. M215 genomic DNA:
- a CDS encoding AGE family epimerase/isomerase: MTRGAPWFVTDFLPRWLGRAMMPDGSVIEALNLAGEAEKLAPTTLTQARTVFALSHLYLATRDDRLRQAALAVYGFMDGALRDKDGGYRQSTQNALRRSYDQSFALLALTTLQRIEPGAVPESRITDLWHFTQTTLTEPATGALWEDDAMAATGAVPDALRAQNPHMHMLEATLQALEMTGDPAWLDRATHLVQCAARHFIDPATGAIREFVGPDLAPLATPKGARREPGHQYEWAWLLQRYADFGGDAAARVMADRMIAFVTARGLRRDGPMAGTPFDALDATGAQTEATHLLWPLTEAGKYHAATGAADRTRAIETLIFKHYFAGGPVPVWCNQLDGAGRILWPAALSRLIYHVALFVTEGADAGLWQLEALPDTTHHEEETTP; encoded by the coding sequence ATGACCCGCGGCGCGCCGTGGTTCGTCACCGACTTTCTGCCGCGCTGGCTGGGCCGCGCGATGATGCCCGATGGCAGCGTCATTGAGGCGCTGAACCTCGCGGGGGAGGCTGAAAAACTTGCGCCCACGACATTGACGCAGGCCCGGACGGTCTTTGCGCTGTCACATCTGTATCTTGCGACCCGGGACGACCGCTTGCGGCAGGCGGCGCTGGCGGTCTACGGCTTTATGGATGGGGCCCTGCGCGACAAGGATGGCGGTTACCGGCAGTCGACGCAGAACGCCTTGCGCCGCAGTTACGACCAGTCCTTTGCCCTGCTCGCCCTGACGACATTGCAACGGATCGAACCGGGTGCGGTGCCGGAATCGCGCATCACGGATCTGTGGCACTTCACGCAAACTACATTGACCGAACCCGCGACAGGGGCGCTGTGGGAAGACGATGCGATGGCCGCGACCGGGGCCGTTCCTGATGCCTTGCGCGCGCAAAATCCCCATATGCACATGCTGGAAGCAACGCTTCAGGCGTTAGAGATGACCGGCGATCCGGCTTGGCTGGATCGGGCCACGCATCTGGTGCAATGTGCGGCGCGTCATTTCATCGACCCCGCCACCGGGGCCATCCGTGAATTCGTCGGGCCGGACCTGGCCCCGCTTGCCACGCCAAAGGGCGCGCGTCGCGAGCCGGGGCATCAATACGAATGGGCCTGGTTGCTGCAGCGTTATGCGGATTTCGGCGGTGACGCTGCGGCCCGCGTCATGGCCGACCGCATGATCGCCTTTGTCACGGCAAGGGGCCTGCGCCGGGACGGTCCGATGGCGGGCACGCCTTTCGACGCGCTTGACGCCACCGGAGCCCAGACCGAGGCAACCCATCTGCTGTGGCCCTTGACCGAGGCGGGAAAATACCACGCGGCCACCGGGGCGGCAGACCGCACCCGTGCAATCGAGACACTCATTTTCAAGCATTATTTTGCGGGCGGGCCGGTTCCGGTCTGGTGCAATCAGCTGGACGGAGCGGGCCGCATCCTTTGGCCCGCCGCCCTCAGCCGCTTGATCTATCACGTCGCGCTTTTCGTCACCGAGGGCGCAGACGCGGGCCTGTGGCAGCTAGAGGCGCTGCCGGACACGACACACCATGAGGAGGAGACGACACCATGA
- a CDS encoding CheR family methyltransferase, which produces MTSDLPFVVGIGASAGGIDALSQLFERIPSDSGMAFVVVTHLSPDRESLLHTILARKTSLAVKVARDGEKVEQDVVYVMPEQSFLLIKDGKLVLRETAVGSREHKPIDIFFGSLAEDQQENAGAIVLSGGDGDGTLGVKVIKERGGFTFAQTSDGHPPLNAEMPQSAIATGFVDFAMPASEMAEKLIEIRNGHRVLDALVMPKKDDGEADPTDVQATISKILFQQSGHDFSGYKSKTFFRRVARRMQVRQVNTLEAYCTLLEKSGDEIRALFQDLLISVTNFFRDTDAFKALEELVIPQICQNKDAKNPVRVWVPACTTGEEVYSLAILISEHLERQAIAAPVQIFATDIDEPALSVARQGRYPEQLLHQVSPERLAKFFIRDGVSYVVSKKVREMCIFSSHNVISDPPFSRMDMVSCRNLLIYFGPDLQRDVIPTFHYALKPDGYLFLGTSESISQFGDIFRTIDKKSRIFQSIENATRRWNPTGALTRISDKKSGGGNEQALSDIQLRHNVERHILEHHTPAHAVVREDGDIVFVSGGTGEFLEFPRGAPSLQLLDMVPRDIRLELRSTLRHVVEKRLPVIRYNLPVTTASGDLQHLNLSVEPLRGSRERDRMFIVFFQPSHMPMADLATHASHRGHSGETAEQELRELRERLQSTIEEYETALEELKSSNEELVSVNEEAQSTNEELEASKEEMQSLNEELNTINIELNLKVSELDRANADLRNLFDATQIATVFLDADLVIRNFTPAAAGIFHLRPADTGRPLSELSSFSAYPEIRDHIGEVFKSGAIYEHRLQTDENQTHYLVRITPYLSGNQDVDGAVVTFIDVTSLTEAEEHQRVLIAELNHRVKNMLAVVIATVKTSLRGKNVPASALDTVIERLHGMARAYSLLSERSWTTVNLRDILENETAGFDPARVNLSGPNVSLQPSVALAMSMVLHELTTNAVKYGAFSNERGTLDVRWSREDGNLELFWLEHGGPPVTEPEKNGFGFVLIAGEVERQLNGALNAEFHAEGLKLAMVFPL; this is translated from the coding sequence ATGACCAGTGATTTGCCCTTTGTCGTCGGGATTGGTGCCTCTGCCGGAGGGATCGATGCTTTGTCTCAACTCTTCGAACGCATCCCGTCAGACAGCGGGATGGCTTTCGTCGTCGTGACCCACCTTAGCCCCGATCGCGAAAGCCTTCTCCATACCATTCTGGCGCGCAAGACATCGCTTGCCGTAAAAGTGGCCCGGGATGGCGAGAAGGTGGAACAGGACGTGGTCTATGTCATGCCCGAACAGTCCTTTTTGCTGATAAAAGATGGCAAGCTGGTATTGCGGGAAACGGCCGTTGGCAGCCGGGAACACAAGCCTATCGACATCTTTTTCGGGTCTCTGGCAGAAGACCAGCAAGAGAACGCCGGCGCGATCGTCCTGTCAGGGGGAGACGGCGACGGAACGCTGGGTGTCAAGGTCATCAAGGAGCGTGGTGGGTTCACATTTGCCCAGACCTCGGACGGTCATCCCCCACTCAATGCGGAAATGCCGCAAAGCGCCATTGCAACCGGCTTCGTAGACTTTGCGATGCCCGCCAGCGAGATGGCCGAGAAGCTCATCGAAATCCGAAACGGACACCGTGTATTGGACGCCCTGGTGATGCCAAAGAAGGATGACGGCGAGGCTGATCCAACGGACGTTCAGGCCACAATTTCGAAGATCCTATTCCAGCAGTCCGGTCACGATTTTTCAGGCTACAAGAGCAAGACCTTCTTTCGCCGCGTCGCCCGCCGCATGCAGGTCAGACAGGTCAACACGCTGGAAGCTTACTGCACCCTGCTCGAAAAAAGCGGCGACGAGATCAGGGCCCTGTTTCAGGATCTGCTCATCAGCGTGACAAATTTCTTCCGCGACACCGATGCCTTCAAGGCGCTCGAAGAATTGGTGATCCCGCAGATCTGCCAGAACAAGGATGCAAAGAACCCCGTCCGGGTCTGGGTTCCAGCCTGCACAACTGGCGAGGAGGTCTATTCCCTTGCCATTCTCATCAGTGAGCATCTTGAAAGACAAGCGATTGCCGCTCCGGTGCAGATTTTTGCGACCGATATTGACGAACCCGCTCTGAGTGTCGCCCGTCAGGGACGCTATCCGGAACAGCTTCTTCATCAGGTCAGTCCCGAACGCTTGGCCAAATTTTTCATCCGCGATGGGGTCAGCTATGTGGTTAGCAAGAAAGTGCGGGAAATGTGCATCTTTTCATCGCACAACGTCATTAGCGATCCGCCGTTTTCACGCATGGACATGGTGTCGTGCCGCAACCTTTTGATCTACTTCGGGCCCGACCTGCAACGCGATGTCATACCGACGTTCCACTATGCCCTGAAGCCGGATGGATACCTCTTTCTGGGGACGTCGGAAAGCATCAGCCAGTTCGGTGACATCTTTCGGACTATCGACAAGAAAAGCCGGATCTTCCAGTCGATCGAAAATGCGACCCGGCGCTGGAACCCGACAGGCGCCCTGACGCGCATTTCTGACAAAAAATCCGGCGGCGGCAATGAACAAGCTCTGTCGGATATTCAGTTGCGCCACAATGTCGAACGTCACATCCTGGAGCACCATACGCCGGCCCATGCGGTCGTGCGCGAAGACGGTGACATCGTTTTCGTGTCAGGCGGGACGGGTGAGTTTCTGGAGTTCCCTCGCGGGGCACCTTCGCTGCAGCTGCTGGATATGGTCCCGCGCGACATCAGGCTGGAACTTCGATCGACTCTGCGGCACGTCGTCGAAAAGCGGCTGCCCGTAATCCGATACAATTTGCCGGTAACGACTGCTTCGGGTGATCTGCAACATCTGAACCTCAGTGTCGAACCCTTGCGCGGTTCCCGTGAACGCGACCGCATGTTCATCGTGTTCTTTCAGCCCTCGCACATGCCGATGGCCGACCTCGCTACCCACGCAAGTCATCGGGGTCACAGCGGCGAGACCGCAGAGCAGGAACTGCGGGAATTGCGAGAGCGCCTGCAATCCACGATCGAAGAGTACGAGACTGCTCTGGAAGAGCTCAAGTCTTCGAACGAGGAACTAGTCTCAGTCAACGAAGAAGCCCAGTCTACCAACGAAGAGCTGGAAGCCTCGAAAGAGGAAATGCAGTCGCTGAACGAAGAACTGAATACCATCAATATCGAACTGAACCTCAAAGTCTCGGAGCTTGACCGTGCCAACGCCGACTTGCGGAACCTGTTCGATGCCACGCAGATTGCGACGGTGTTTCTGGATGCGGACCTGGTGATCCGTAATTTTACCCCGGCTGCGGCAGGGATCTTCCACCTCCGGCCGGCAGACACAGGGCGACCCCTGTCGGAGCTGTCGAGCTTCAGCGCATATCCTGAAATTAGGGATCATATTGGCGAAGTCTTCAAGTCCGGCGCCATTTATGAGCATCGTCTGCAGACGGACGAGAATCAGACCCACTATCTTGTGCGGATCACACCCTACCTCAGTGGCAACCAAGACGTTGACGGTGCCGTCGTCACTTTTATCGACGTCACTTCCCTGACAGAGGCCGAAGAGCATCAAAGGGTTCTTATCGCGGAGCTCAACCATCGCGTCAAGAACATGCTGGCTGTTGTCATTGCAACGGTAAAGACGTCCTTGCGCGGCAAGAACGTCCCCGCCTCAGCACTCGATACCGTGATCGAGCGATTGCATGGCATGGCGCGGGCCTACAGCCTGCTATCAGAGCGGTCGTGGACGACCGTCAACCTACGCGACATTCTCGAAAACGAAACAGCCGGCTTCGATCCTGCACGGGTCAACCTGAGCGGACCCAATGTGAGCCTGCAGCCCTCTGTTGCGCTGGCGATGAGCATGGTCCTTCATGAGCTGACGACCAACGCCGTGAAATACGGAGCCTTCTCAAACGAGCGCGGCACGTTGGACGTCAGATGGTCTCGAGAGGATGGTAATTTAGAGCTTTTTTGGCTTGAGCATGGAGGACCGCCAGTGACTGAGCCCGAAAAAAACGGTTTTGGATTTGTCCTTATCGCCGGTGAAGTCGAGAGACAGCTGAACGGCGCCTTGAATGCCGAATTTCATGCCGAAGGCCTGAAGTTGGCGATGGTATTTCCCTTGTGA
- a CDS encoding SRPBCC family protein, with protein sequence MIDRDIRNWRDADLDPTDDRSDTGAMWWTLGVAMVVGTAGMLAIARSRRDELARFPDDAPGRTARQSYFGNFAVTGKTVTIGKPRHEVYDFYRNFGNLARFMENITSVRTVGDLCHWEIDAPGQSVEIVTRIVSDRAGEEIAWSSTEGSQIETRGKVLFRDAPGERGTEVEAIIVYDPPGRNTGSHGCQALSARAKCSGSQRP encoded by the coding sequence ATGATCGATCGTGACATTAGGAATTGGCGAGATGCGGATCTGGATCCTACGGACGACCGATCTGATACAGGCGCAATGTGGTGGACCCTCGGCGTCGCTATGGTCGTCGGGACTGCAGGAATGCTCGCCATCGCGCGCTCCCGCCGTGATGAACTGGCACGCTTTCCGGACGACGCGCCCGGTCGGACCGCCCGACAATCGTACTTTGGAAATTTTGCCGTTACCGGAAAAACCGTGACGATCGGCAAGCCTCGTCATGAGGTCTACGATTTCTATCGCAATTTCGGCAACCTCGCCAGATTCATGGAAAACATCACATCCGTACGGACCGTCGGCGACCTGTGCCACTGGGAGATCGATGCGCCGGGCCAGAGCGTGGAAATTGTCACCCGGATCGTCTCCGATCGAGCCGGCGAAGAAATCGCGTGGTCATCGACGGAAGGCTCTCAGATCGAAACCCGTGGCAAGGTGTTGTTTCGCGATGCGCCTGGCGAACGGGGCACTGAAGTCGAGGCTATAATTGTCTATGATCCCCCCGGCCGGAACACTGGGTCGCATGGTTGCCAAGCTCTTTCAGCGCGAGCCAAGTGTTCAGGGTCGCAGAGACCTTAA
- a CDS encoding SDR family NAD(P)-dependent oxidoreductase, translated as MSTKGFAVVTGASSGIGYQLARIAVEDGYDLLICADEPQIEEAAEKLRRLGGIIEAVQTDLATADGMTALWDRIGEREPDLFFANAGRALGRAFHEQDWDDVEALIDLNIFQTTNTLHRVGQRMARRGQGRILVTGSIGGYVPGPYDAVYDATKAYINSLCAALGDEWEGNGVTLTCLMPGPVETKIFDRNDLGDTPIGRSDNKDDPTQVARAGYDAMMRGDRAKVPGVAWTVSKMLSGIVPGSIKAMLHRSQVEPDGKSK; from the coding sequence ATGTCGACGAAGGGTTTTGCCGTTGTCACCGGTGCATCCAGCGGTATCGGGTATCAACTGGCCCGCATCGCGGTCGAAGACGGCTACGACCTGCTGATCTGCGCGGATGAGCCTCAGATTGAGGAGGCTGCCGAGAAGTTGCGCCGCCTTGGCGGGATCATCGAGGCTGTGCAGACCGACCTTGCAACAGCTGACGGCATGACCGCGCTGTGGGACAGGATCGGCGAGCGCGAACCCGACCTGTTTTTTGCCAACGCTGGCCGCGCCCTTGGCCGGGCGTTTCACGAACAGGACTGGGACGATGTCGAAGCATTGATTGACCTCAACATCTTTCAGACAACCAATACGCTGCACCGTGTCGGACAGCGTATGGCCAGGCGGGGTCAGGGTCGCATTCTGGTCACAGGCTCTATCGGTGGCTATGTGCCGGGACCCTACGACGCCGTCTATGACGCGACCAAGGCCTATATCAACAGCCTGTGCGCTGCGCTCGGCGATGAATGGGAGGGCAACGGCGTCACGTTGACATGCCTGATGCCGGGACCTGTAGAAACGAAGATCTTTGACCGTAACGATCTCGGCGATACGCCCATCGGTCGCAGCGACAACAAGGATGATCCCACGCAGGTCGCGCGTGCGGGCTATGATGCCATGATGCGTGGTGATCGCGCCAAGGTCCCCGGTGTCGCGTGGACGGTATCAAAAATGCTTTCTGGCATCGTGCCTGGCAGCATAAAGGCCATGCTGCACAGGAGCCAGGTGGAGCCTGATGGCAAAAGCAAGTAA
- a CDS encoding Crp/Fnr family transcriptional regulator translates to MLLPSSVNTTMTQQSVLSELLDRLKSEPCSYLSGCDLQHEGDRPQNLYYIQSGWVYAYVMLADGQRQILYLYQPGDIAGLSDVGMDRISCSLVSLSDCVVHAIPMKHVVSSQVLTPGVSVHLLQKSAEVQSCLMRTLVAIGRMTARQRVVWLILMFQDKLHQRHMVANIVDVPFNQSELGDLIGLTNVSVSKVLCDLSNEGFIERKGSQIRLRRRSDLEEMIHYHAIRRLAPFRGKLESTSTY, encoded by the coding sequence ATGCTTCTCCCTTCATCCGTCAATACGACTATGACACAACAGTCGGTTCTGAGTGAGCTGCTCGACCGACTGAAGAGCGAGCCCTGCAGCTACCTGTCTGGCTGCGATCTGCAGCATGAAGGAGATCGGCCACAAAACCTTTATTATATTCAGTCGGGCTGGGTCTATGCTTATGTCATGCTCGCAGATGGCCAGAGACAAATCCTCTATCTTTATCAGCCGGGCGACATTGCAGGTTTGTCTGACGTTGGCATGGATCGTATAAGCTGCTCTTTAGTCAGCTTAAGTGACTGCGTGGTCCATGCGATTCCCATGAAACATGTGGTGTCGTCGCAAGTTTTGACGCCAGGCGTTTCAGTGCATTTACTGCAAAAGTCGGCTGAAGTTCAATCCTGCCTCATGCGCACGCTCGTCGCTATAGGTCGCATGACTGCACGTCAGAGAGTCGTATGGTTGATCTTGATGTTCCAGGACAAGCTACATCAACGTCACATGGTAGCAAACATCGTCGATGTTCCGTTCAATCAATCTGAACTGGGTGATCTGATCGGGTTAACTAATGTTTCGGTCAGCAAAGTGCTTTGCGACCTCTCAAACGAAGGCTTCATTGAACGAAAGGGATCTCAGATACGGTTGAGGCGGCGATCTGATCTTGAAGAAATGATCCACTACCACGCGATAAGACGTTTAGCGCCCTTTCGCGGAAAACTGGAGAGTACCTCTACTTACTAG
- a CDS encoding PQQ-dependent sugar dehydrogenase: MFINMALELRKMTNHTYVRRAGLLATCLAATLASSASGQSSEFDVSSQIGPAPVLPAPQRSLIPSTKIAEVIGWEDGQSPTVPDGLAVTAFATDLANPRTVHTLPNGDVLVVQGQKPPGEPQSRPKDFIRGWIMALAHGSGGDDPKKDSNLITLLQDTNRDGTVDNRIDLLTGLNAPFGVAWTDDTLYVAATDEILSYPYKLGQTEITAPPTKLTSLPGGPIDHHWTKDLALSPDGTKLYVGIGSNSNIVENGLEAERGRAAIWEVDRKTGASRPFATGLRNPNGLTFEPETGALWAVVNERDELGPNLVPDYMTSVTDGAFYGWPWSYYGDHVDERVHPQRPDMVATAIPPDYALSSHVAPLGMTFSMNAAMPEPYAHGAFVGEHGSWNRDSFHGYKVVYVPFENGEPAGKAVDVVTGFLDGDTTHGRPVGVGIDGTGALLVVDDVGNTVWRVAVSDGRVTDQAIGTDNVKSEATEAAPASTENPNVDVTTRQSTEDSTGTSN; the protein is encoded by the coding sequence TTGTTCATCAATATGGCGTTGGAGTTGCGCAAAATGACTAACCATACGTACGTCAGACGGGCAGGGTTGCTCGCAACCTGCCTTGCCGCAACACTTGCTTCATCCGCGTCCGGGCAGTCCAGCGAATTTGATGTCTCCAGTCAGATCGGACCTGCCCCGGTCTTGCCCGCGCCGCAGCGCTCTTTGATCCCAAGCACCAAGATCGCCGAGGTGATTGGGTGGGAGGATGGCCAGTCGCCAACGGTCCCTGACGGGCTGGCAGTTACAGCCTTCGCGACCGATCTTGCCAATCCACGAACAGTCCACACATTGCCCAATGGCGATGTCCTCGTCGTACAGGGGCAGAAGCCCCCGGGTGAACCCCAATCCAGGCCAAAGGACTTTATTCGCGGCTGGATCATGGCGTTGGCCCATGGGTCCGGAGGGGATGACCCCAAAAAAGACAGCAATCTGATCACCCTGTTGCAGGACACCAATCGTGACGGCACGGTCGATAACCGCATCGATCTGCTGACTGGGCTCAACGCGCCTTTCGGCGTAGCTTGGACCGATGACACGCTTTACGTGGCAGCCACCGATGAAATCCTGTCCTATCCTTATAAGCTCGGCCAGACTGAAATTACCGCCCCCCCGACAAAACTGACATCGTTGCCTGGCGGTCCGATCGACCACCACTGGACGAAGGATCTGGCCCTCAGTCCAGATGGCACAAAACTCTACGTTGGTATCGGTTCAAATTCGAACATCGTGGAGAATGGATTAGAGGCGGAACGCGGCCGCGCCGCCATCTGGGAAGTGGACCGCAAGACCGGGGCGAGCAGGCCGTTCGCCACGGGTCTGCGGAACCCGAACGGTTTAACCTTCGAGCCCGAAACCGGCGCACTGTGGGCAGTTGTGAACGAGCGCGACGAGCTTGGTCCAAATCTGGTGCCCGACTACATGACATCAGTGACAGACGGCGCCTTCTATGGTTGGCCATGGAGTTATTACGGCGACCATGTGGACGAACGCGTGCATCCCCAAAGGCCTGATATGGTGGCCACGGCAATTCCGCCGGATTACGCCTTGTCCAGCCATGTCGCCCCGCTCGGCATGACATTCAGCATGAACGCGGCAATGCCGGAGCCCTATGCACATGGTGCATTTGTCGGTGAGCACGGCAGTTGGAACCGCGACAGCTTTCACGGTTATAAAGTCGTTTATGTGCCTTTCGAGAACGGTGAACCCGCGGGGAAGGCGGTCGATGTTGTTACAGGATTCCTCGACGGAGACACAACGCACGGCCGTCCCGTCGGTGTTGGTATCGACGGGACTGGTGCTCTGCTGGTGGTCGATGATGTCGGCAATACCGTCTGGCGGGTCGCCGTATCGGACGGTCGTGTGACAGACCAAGCGATCGGCACAGACAACGTAAAATCTGAAGCCACTGAAGCTGCACCTGCTTCGACGGAAAATCCGAATGTCGATGTCACAACACGCCAAAGTACAGAGGACTCAACTGGAACAAGCAACTGA
- a CDS encoding response regulator, with product MTTRHVSHNILIVEDEWLIALDMEMVIKDLGHTVIGPAANVAAALLLIERSEIDIAFLDISLGSEQSYPLADTLHDRKIPVTFLSAYTTMDLPSRFRDFDLLQKPVAAKDLSRQISKMLNT from the coding sequence ATGACAACACGCCACGTTTCCCATAACATTCTGATAGTCGAGGATGAATGGCTCATAGCCCTCGATATGGAAATGGTAATCAAGGATTTGGGTCATACAGTGATCGGTCCGGCGGCGAATGTCGCCGCCGCACTGCTCTTGATTGAAAGGAGTGAAATCGACATTGCATTTCTGGATATATCACTCGGCTCCGAACAGTCCTATCCATTAGCGGATACCCTCCATGACCGGAAAATTCCTGTCACCTTCCTCAGCGCCTACACCACAATGGATCTACCAAGCCGGTTTCGTGACTTTGATCTGCTTCAGAAGCCTGTTGCAGCCAAAGACTTATCACGCCAGATTTCAAAAATGCTGAACACTTAG
- a CDS encoding GntR family transcriptional regulator: MIERGDATIDGLESTKIVGPQLIRLLRNRIVRGELAPGTRLSEAEIATVYGVSRQPVREAFIRLADAALIEVRPQRGSYVSRIDISAVISTQFVREAVEADIVRRVAAHATPADVVGLEAMLAAQAETTNSDDPQPFMAADEVFHRQLAEIAGQKDGWEYLQPLKTQMDRVRYLSARSFPRTALVNQHSEIVDAIRQGNPDEAEQRMRRHLRLILEDLPAVAAALPQYFKKGTG, from the coding sequence ATGATCGAACGGGGCGACGCTACTATCGATGGGCTGGAAAGCACCAAGATCGTCGGGCCGCAGCTGATACGTTTGCTGCGCAACCGGATTGTCCGCGGTGAACTGGCCCCCGGCACGCGCCTGTCCGAAGCAGAGATTGCCACGGTCTATGGCGTCAGTCGCCAACCGGTCAGAGAAGCCTTCATCCGACTGGCCGATGCGGCCCTGATCGAAGTGCGACCGCAGCGCGGCAGCTATGTCAGCCGTATCGATATTTCGGCCGTGATCTCTACGCAGTTCGTCCGTGAAGCCGTCGAAGCCGATATCGTGCGCCGGGTCGCGGCCCACGCCACCCCCGCCGATGTGGTCGGACTGGAGGCGATGCTTGCCGCGCAGGCAGAAACAACGAACAGCGACGACCCGCAGCCATTCATGGCGGCCGACGAGGTGTTTCACCGACAGCTGGCCGAGATTGCCGGGCAGAAGGATGGCTGGGAATATTTGCAGCCGCTCAAGACCCAGATGGATCGTGTGAGGTATCTGAGCGCTCGGAGCTTTCCACGGACCGCGCTGGTCAATCAGCACAGCGAGATTGTCGACGCGATCCGGCAGGGCAATCCGGATGAGGCCGAACAGCGGATGCGCCGCCATCTCCGGCTTATCCTTGAGGACTTGCCCGCGGTGGCCGCAGCCCTGCCGCAGTATTTTAAAAAAGGCACAGGATGA
- a CDS encoding SDR family NAD(P)-dependent oxidoreductase: MSTAQLAVVTGASTGIGLELAKRFALYGHDLIVCANESRIVEVAEQLRTQVNVEVVEADLGTRAGIDALWSAIGDRDVDYLCANAGIGLGHAFLEQDWDDVKPVIDLNVAGTTALLHRTIRKMRQRGEGRILITGSIAGLMPGSFQAVYNATKAYLDNLSWALRNEVQDTGITVTCLMPGPTDTEFFSRAGMEDTPVGQSDGKADPAAVAKAGYDAMMRGSSGVTPGMMNKIQAAMANILPDSVMAQLHRRMAEPNSGGK; this comes from the coding sequence ATGAGTACCGCACAATTGGCCGTCGTGACCGGCGCCTCGACCGGCATTGGTCTTGAGCTGGCAAAGCGGTTTGCATTGTACGGGCACGACCTGATTGTCTGCGCCAATGAATCCCGGATCGTAGAGGTGGCAGAACAATTACGCACGCAGGTCAATGTTGAGGTGGTCGAAGCCGACCTGGGGACAAGAGCGGGTATCGATGCGTTGTGGTCCGCGATCGGGGACCGGGACGTCGATTACCTGTGCGCCAATGCCGGTATCGGGCTGGGTCATGCCTTCCTTGAACAGGACTGGGACGACGTCAAACCCGTGATCGATCTGAACGTCGCCGGCACCACGGCGCTCTTGCACCGGACGATCCGGAAAATGCGCCAACGTGGCGAGGGACGTATTCTCATTACCGGCTCCATCGCAGGGTTAATGCCCGGTAGCTTTCAGGCGGTATACAACGCGACGAAGGCCTATCTCGACAACCTGAGCTGGGCCTTGCGGAACGAAGTGCAGGACACCGGTATTACCGTGACCTGCCTGATGCCCGGACCAACGGATACGGAATTTTTCAGCCGTGCCGGGATGGAGGACACGCCCGTCGGCCAAAGCGACGGCAAGGCCGATCCCGCGGCCGTGGCGAAGGCTGGTTATGACGCGATGATGCGCGGCAGCAGCGGCGTCACGCCCGGCATGATGAACAAGATCCAGGCCGCGATGGCCAATATCCTGCCAGACAGCGTCATGGCGCAGCTTCACCGCCGGATGGCCGAGCCAAACAGCGGAGGGAAATAA
- a CDS encoding DUF2231 domain-containing protein yields MLVVFPLTCFTLTLFTDLAYWQTSDLMWQNFSAWLLFAGLVFGGLAALAGLVDLVANPRIRAISTAWVHAVGNICVLLLALLNSLVHAGDGWTAVVPWGLALSALTVAIMVFTGWLGASLVHQYGVGVAQND; encoded by the coding sequence ATGTTGGTTGTGTTCCCGCTGACCTGTTTCACGCTGACGCTGTTCACTGATCTTGCCTATTGGCAAACGAGTGACCTGATGTGGCAAAACTTCAGCGCCTGGCTGCTGTTCGCAGGCCTCGTGTTTGGCGGACTTGCGGCATTGGCAGGTCTCGTTGATCTGGTTGCAAACCCCAGGATTCGCGCGATTTCGACCGCGTGGGTTCATGCCGTGGGCAACATCTGTGTATTACTTCTTGCCCTTCTGAACAGTCTGGTCCACGCCGGTGACGGCTGGACAGCGGTCGTCCCTTGGGGACTGGCATTGTCTGCGCTCACCGTCGCCATCATGGTATTCACAGGCTGGCTGGGTGCTTCTCTTGTTCATCAATATGGCGTTGGAGTTGCGCAAAATGACTAA